In Heterodontus francisci isolate sHetFra1 chromosome 19, sHetFra1.hap1, whole genome shotgun sequence, the sequence gagaattccaaagattcaccaccctctgagtgaagaaatttctcttcatctcagtcccaaatggccgaccccttatcctgagtctgggACCCCCCcacgttctagactctccagcccggggggtggggggaagggggaacagcctctcagcatcgaccctgtcaaaccctctcagaatttgATACCTTTCaatgaaattttgtttgatattgctcctgtgaggcaccttagggacatgaaaggggctatataaatgcaagatattgTTGTTGAATTCAACCATTGAGGCCACACCATAACAAACCCACTGACCTTTTGCTTCCAGTGATGGAAGCTCACGCAGATGAAACGTCTCAGACGGAGCCCCAACACGCTCCTGACTCGCGCCCCAGCCGCCTGCAAAGGAAGACTTGGTACCCGAAGCCGCTGCtcctccctccgccactcccaccaaCCCTGCTGTCTTCCGGATTACTGGCAGTGAGAGCAACGGGAATACCGCCAATTTCCAGTCGGCCGCCTGTGCAGGAGGATCCCAGGTATTGGTCAGCCGTATCACTGAGGTTGCTATCGACTCGTAACCTGTGGCagtttgtggaggggagtggggaaggtgattgtgggggggggaggggtggaggcagAGTGTGAGGGGGACGGGGTGAGTGAGAAGGTGCAAGTGGGTGTTGGGCAGTGGGGAAGGAACAGTGGAGAAGGGGATAGTGGtggagggggcagtgggggaggggtgagggggaaggtGGCAGTGGGGAAAGGGTCAGTCAGTGGGGGAGGGGCAATGGGGAAGGGTCAGTCAGTGGGGgagcgggcagtgggggaggggacagtgggagggatgtgggggagggggcagtgggggaggggcagtaagTGGGGGAGGAGGTATGGGGGAGGGGGAAGTCAGTGGGGGAGGGGCAATGGGGGTAGGGTCAGTCAGTGGGGGAAGGGGGCAGTGGGAGGGATGAGTGGGGGAAGGGTCAGTCAGTGGGGCAGGGGCAATGGGGAAGGGTGAgtggggggggcagtgggggaagcatgagtgggagaggggcaatgggGGAAGGgttagtgggagtgggggagggggtaggaTCTTTAATGTCACTGAAGGCTATTAAGGGctaattttttttgtgtgtttcaCCAGAATGTTTGTCATAGTGAGAGAGACTTACGCTCCACCTAAGATGCCCGTGCCTACGCCCCTGGAAGAGAGGCTGCTAAAGGAACGGTTCCCGAACTACAAGCTCCCGTTTGCTAAGCACAGTCCCAGGCTGATTGAGAGGAAAATCTACACCCCAATCTTTGAATCCACCTGTATCCCTGAGAAATGACCAACTGACCCAAAGAAGGTCTGGTgttcatggcctcactcctccctcctatttctgtaacttcctccacccccctatttctgtaacttcctccacccctatctctgtaacctcctccacccctacaaccctccgagatctctgcccacCTCCAAATCTGGTCTCTTGAGCTtccccaaatttaatcgctccatcattggcggccgtaccttcagctgcctggtccctaagctttggaattccctccctacacctcgccTACTCTTTACCTCGCTCTCCTCTGCTTTGCAATCTCTCTTTTGATtagtcgtgactcctcagatactgaagcagtccctgtagaaatgcagcaagacctggacaatatccaggcttgggctgaaaagtggcaagtaacattcgcgccacacaagtgccaggcaatgaccatctccaacatgagagaatctaaccatctccccttgacattcaacggcattaccatcgctgaatgccccactatcaacatcctaggggctaccattgaccagaaactgaactggagtagccatataaataccgtggctacaagagcaggtcagaggctaggaatcctgtggcgagtaactcacctcctgacttgccaaagcctgtccaccatctacaaggcacaagtcaggagtgtgatggaatactctccacttgcctggttgggtgcagctccaacaacactcaagaaactcgacaccatccagaacaaagcagcccgcttgattggcaccccatctacaaacattcactccctccaccaccgacgcacagtggcagcagtgtgtaccatctacaagatgcactgcagcaatgcaccaaggctccttagacagcaccttccaaacccacgacctctaccccctagaagggcaagggcagcagatgcatgggaacaccaccacctgcaagttcccttccaatcctggaactcccttcctaacagcactgtgggtgtacccacacccgaaggactgcagcggttcaagaaggcagctcaccaccaccttctcaagggcaattagggatgggcaataaatgctggcctagccagtgacgcccacatcccatgaatgaatttttaaaaagtcacacCTCTCaattttgtagccagtttgctatcTATTCTGCAACTTGACCCCTGACTCCTCATGTTCTAACCTTCATCAAGAGCCCACCACCtggtactttatcaaaggccttttgaaattacaaatatattacatctactacatcGTCCTTATCTCCTctttttgttacttcttcaaagtatTCAATAAGATTGGTTAAGTGTGACCTTCCCTTTTTGAAATTGGTGCTGactattatattttcagtttctcgATATTTTTCTATCGGAACacaagagcaggaggaggccaatGGCCCCTCccggcctgctgtgccattcaactagatcatgactgatctgattacggtctcaactccactttcctgtctgtcccccataacccttgaatccCACAGGAACATTATCACATCATTGAGTAAAGATtcaattatctttcctaccaccaagATTACGTTAATTGAGCAATGACATGAGCTTCCCGCCAGTCTTCGCTCAGTACTGCCTTTTCTAATCGACTGTTGTATGTGTGTTATAGAGCTCTGTCATCTCTTCCATAACTTATTTTAATATGTTTAATCTTCACAACCAAACAATAGTTTACAAGTCAGAGGCAGTCGAGATcaaactgggtccagttctggtgatttataatttaaccctttcaccctggtatcattctggtgaatctgtgctgctccctctccaaggccaatatctccttcctgagatgcagggcccagaactgaacacagttactccaggtggggtctgccTCTTATGTAAATTAACTATCTGATGACGGGTGTCATTACCAGTTAAAGTAACGGGCGCTTCCTCTTCCTTCTTAGAGGGGCACAGCCAATAAAAACGTAAGTGAAATGTACATTTATTTAAAATTTTGATTCTGGATGTTGATGAAGCATCCCGGTCCCCACAGGCCTCAAGCATTCCAATGGACACCATGTGTTCCCTCTCCCTgaacaccatgtgctccctctCCATGACCACCATGTGCTCCCTCTCCCTgaacaccatgtgctccctctCCGTGGACACCTTGTGCTCCCTCTCCCTGAATACCATGTGCTCCCTCTCCCTgaacaccatgtgctccctctccgtgaacaccatgtgctccctctCCCTGAATACCATGTGCTCCCTCTCCGTGGACACCATGTGCTTCCTCTCCCTgaacaccatgtgctccctctCCCTGAACACCATGTGCTCCTTCTCCATGGACACCATGTGCTCCCTCTCCGTgaacaccatgtgctccctctctctgaacaccatgtgctccccctccctgaacaccatgtgctccctctccgtgaacaccatgtgctccctctCCCTGAACACCATGTGCTCTCTCTCCGTGAACAccaggtgctccctctccatggacACCATGTGATTCCTCTCCGTgaacaccatgtgctccctctccctgaacaccatgtgctccctctCCGTGGACACCATGTGCTCCCTCTCCCTgaacaccatgtgctccctctccgtgaacaccatgtgctccctctccgtgaacaccatgtgctccctctCCGTGAACACCATGTACTCCCTCTCCGTgaacaccatgtgctccctctCCGTGAATACCATGTGCTCCCTCTCCATGGACACCATGTGCTCCCTCTCCCTGAACACCATGTGCTCCCCCTCCCTgaacaccatgtgctccctctCCGTGAATACCATGTGCTCCCTCTCCCTGAACACCATGTGCTCTCTCTCCGTGAACACCATGTGCTCCCCCTCCCTgaacaccatgtgctccctctCCGTGAATACCATGTGCTCCCTCTCCCTGAACACCATGTGCTCTCTCTCCGTGAACACCATGTGCTCCCCCTCCCTGGACACCATGTGCTCCCTCTCCGTGAATACCATGTGCTCCCTCTCCCTGAACACCATGTGCTCTCTCTCCGTGAACACCATGTGCTCCCCCTCCGTgaacaccatgtgctccctctccctgaacaccatgtgctccctctccctgaacaccatgtgctccctctCCGTGAATACCATGTGCTCCCTCTCCCTGAACACCATGTTCTCTCTCTCCGTGAACACCAGGTGCTCCCTCTCCGTGGACACCATGTGCTCTCTCTCCGTGAACACCAGGTGCTCCCTCTCCCTGAATACCATGTGCTCCCTCTCCGTGAATACCATGTGCTCCCTCTCCCTGAACACCATGTGCTCTCTCTCCGTGAACACCAGGTGTTCCCTCTCCATGGACACCATGTGCTCCCTCTCCGTGAACACTAGCCAGAGCTCTctacagctgtagcataacttcctccccttgGTATTACAGCTGCCGTggggataaaggccaacattccactagTCTTCCAAATTATTTATTGCAATTGTTCACTAGCTTTGAGGGCAGTGGCTGCTGAGGCAAAGAATTGATCTGGAAACAGCGCCACTCCAACCCGAGCTAAACTCAAACCCATCTTTTGCTTTTCAGCTTCCAGCGAACGTGAGAGAAATTCAGGAGATTTGGAGTCCCCAGAAAGCTAAGCATTGTGGAAAGTGAAATGCTGCATTGTTAAATGGT encodes:
- the LOC137380353 gene encoding trichohyalin-like, whose amino-acid sequence is MVSMEREHLVFTEREHMVFREREHMVFTEREHMVFREREHLVFTEREHMVSTEREHLVFTERENMVFREREHMVFTEREHMVFREREHMVFREREHMVFTEGEHMVFTEREHMVFREREHMVFTEREHMVSREGEHMVFTEREHMVFREREHMVFTEREHMVFREGEHMVFTEREHMVFREREHMVFTEREHMVFREGEHMVFREREHMVSMEREHMVFTEREHMVFTEREYMVFTEREHMVFTEREHMVFTEREHMVFREREHMVSTEREHMVFREREHMVFTERNHMVSMEREHLVFTEREHMVFREREHMVFTEREHMVFREGEHMVFREREHMVFTEREHMVSMEKEHMVFREREHMVFRERKHMVSTEREHMVFREREHMVFTEREHMVFREREHMVFREREHKVSTEREHMVFREREHMVVMEREHMVFREREHMVSIGMLEACGDRDASSTSRIKILNKCTFHLRFYWLCPSKKEEEAPVTLTEKYRETENIIVSTNFKKGRSHLTNLIEYFEEVTKRGDKDDVVDVIYL